aaactctcggttgaatacaccccccttatATCCAGTTTCGGGTTTAATTGCTGGTTGATTTCTTGTACCCATTGAAAATATATGTGTCTACACCTAGAGattgtataatcatattttaaagaGTTTTCGTATtgaaattctttttaataactttatatatatatatatatgcatgtgtaTATTATGGATCGATCAGATATCTATGTTTTAAATATGAGTATTTGTGATCGCTTTGTTTTGATGGATAATAAGTTATAGTATTTGTTTTGATTCGTGAAGTTATGGATATACGAATTTTTGGGTCGAATCAAAATGAACAACAAATTGGATCAAATTTTAAGGAACATTTTATCCACcctatataatttaacaatttaCTAAAAAAAGAGACTTGagtaataaattatattcaCAGACtcttataattttcttttttttttgacaaaaaataattttctgcAGTAGACTTAATTAATTTGTATCTTCTCTTGATATGTCAACCAATCACGCGTTGAATTAATTTGTTAGGTGACCACAGAGTATAAAATGTTGTACATTTCGGGCGTGTAACTTCTAGAATTATATTTGAACACTTCAAACACGGCTTTCCAAAAAAGTTCACAATCGTTTAAAAAGCTAGGATATTGTAATGGATGCTGTCATCAACACGTTGTCCTAGACATTATACACtgtaaataatactaaaaatagttaaatgatttttgtttttataaatgtttaattcTACTATTATGTAATTATTAGAACGCAAAAGTTTCATTATTGTTTAATTTACTTATTTAGgcataaaaatacaaaactataaaaaatgcattggaaccataattaacatttgtaattaatttcatttttaacttATGGTTCGTGACAAAGTAACCCAATTTACGTCATATGAGTTGGCGTCTATATCAGTTTTGATAAAAGTGAATACAGTATAGTGATGTAAGTACTAGAACCTGGTGGTGTTCGAATCACTTTCTAACATGTCTCAAATGCCTTCACCGTACTTTGATTTGTATTAATCATCCTGCATTAAACAAGGAAATACAGTATTAAGAAATCAATTTTAAGATAAGAACATGTCTCAAGCTAGAGTTGACAGAATAAAATGTAACCTCTATCAACAGAAAGCTTGCAAATGACGCTCCCTGGCGCTCTTTCCAAGAATCCCGTGACTCTACCCTGACTTTAGTTTCCTCCACAGCTCAGCCGTCTCCCCACCGTGACTCTATGCCGGCAGCCACCGTCTCAAAATTTCCGACCAGAATTTTCTCTGCTTTTGGAATTATGACGTTGAGGGTTATTGATTCATGGTGTCAGTTTTAGTGTGGGGTGATTCCTCTGTGCTAGATCTTGGATCAAAACTTTTCTCCACTTAACTGTCGATTACAGTTTCCTACCTCATCTCTGAGGCTTATGTTTGCTCTGCCGTGTCTTAACCACAAGCCTCTTCTCCGCTGATGTCGACGCCTCGCATTCCTTCCCGAAGCTCTTCCCCTTCTCTGTCAATGGAGTTTCCTGAAGCTGTTTCATCTGGTTTTCTTCCCCTGTTACCTGAGCCACCAGATTCCGATCTCAACATGGTGCTTCCGGTGGATCCTCCTGTTCCTCCAGTTCCCCCCGACCCTCCTCCGTTTCTCACAATGCAGTGATGCATCCTTCACTGGATGAAGCCGACCTCTCCAGCTCTCTCACCAATAGACGAGACTCTTCCTTCCTCCAACTGGTTATTGAGATTTCTCTTGTAAGGTTTTCAGGGTTAATGAAAGCTGATTGCAAGCTTACCTCCCTTCATTACTCATCACTTCAAGTTCTCGAGGACTGGACTTTGAAGGCAGAGCCGGGCTTGGACCCAGTTTTGTGAAACATTCGTGTAGGGTCCCCACTTTATTGGGCCCCCCAATTCCATATTTTCCTTTGATATATATGTAGGCATTGATGTTACCGAGTCCAccatttctgtttttattttttatttaacttactAGACAATTTTGAAAACTGTATTGTCTTTTCTGCTTCTATTGCTTTGTTTTCCAGAATACTAATGCACTAtgttttgaagatttatttttaagacTGTAATTTTTGAAGATCAACCATGTTTAGATTGTTCTTTTCATCTTGTTCTgtagttatttttataaatcttttagtGTTGCCTTCTTTTTTCTAGTGTTGCATTCTTATCATGAAATCTAAGATGAATTCATTTTTACTTTAACTAGGGCCCCAGATATCTCAGGTCCGGCTCTGTTTGAAGGTTGAAATATTGGCGGTGGTGGGTTTTCTTTACACAGCTTTTATCATCTCAATGCAACTTTCTGGAGTGCAGCTCTCCACTGCTATGTGCAGTTCTCAGTCAAAGTCTATCCGTCATTTGAAACCTTGGTCACATATTGTTGGACCCATCTCCCCTTACTTCATGCTTTCGCAAGGTATGGTGTTCATATCTTACTGGAGTGAGTCATTCTTGTGCACTCATTGCCTCCTAGAAGAATTAAATTGTCTTAGTAGGAGATCTGTGTTTCTTTGCAAAGAAGAGATTATGATGTGTTTGAATGGCTCTTTACCTCGTACTGAGGATATTATAAACCCTTTGAGCTTCAGGTTTAAGCTCCATTTACCACAGTATGAGGCTGTTATCTGGACCTCTTTCTTTGTGGCTATGGATGCTATTGTTTCAGGTTTGTCATTTTGGCCATGGCGGTTCGCTTCACAGCAATCAATCTTTTGGAAGAGGTATTTGGTCTCTGAGTTTGTTGATGTATCCTCTCCAGTCGGGTATGTTGAGAACTTTCCGACTTGTTCGGCTAATGGAACGTAGATGGTGAGTTCTACTCGAAGCGCGAAAGTTAGATCGCTGCAGAAAGCTTCTCACTCAACATTATCATCTGGACTCTCAAGTCTTCAGATTATAGCGGACTCTATTGTCCCCTTCTTTGCCCTGCGCTCGGGGTTGGTTTTGATTGAGATTACAGGCTTCTTCATTGTTATCATGTTTTTATAATCTATGCATAACTTTCTGTTTAATTGTTATTGCTTTGTAATGGGTGGTGTCTCCAAACTTTGTTCTTCAAGTACTCTGTTTTGAGGATTATGATATAaaacagttgacaaaaaaaagaagaagataagaacATGTCTCAAATGCCTTCACCGTACTTTGATTTGTATTAATCATCCTGCATTAAGAAATCAATTTTAActattaatatgatttttatttttttattctaacaACATTTgttgagaaaaatataaaagatctaaccaaaaagcttcagtttttaaATCAATAGTACATTAGTTtagtaacaaaaaaatcaaactcaTACAATTTTTCAAACTCAAAAGTAGTTATACTATTTTCCAAATTTCTTTagactaaatatataattttaaaatatatattttaaactcaaatgataatattccaAATTTTACGAAAGAAAAATTGTAGATGCTATATTGTTTTTTGAAATGCAACacgataaaaaaaatatgttgtaaaaatcAAAGTGATaaaacattttgaaatttttaattaacaacaaaaagtcaaaaaacTTAATGTCAtaacaccaaaaaaatataacaataaatatacaaaataatatgacaaAGTCTCTATGTGTAAAATCTACTAGAATAGTAGGGTTAAGTTACTATATAGAgcaatatattttcttataaaatctcGCATTATActtaaataaaagatttaaaaatatattttgaaaaaaaaagaataaacacaatatagaaatataaattgTCCTAAGCAAAtattatttctataatataactaaataaaattttaagatgtATTGtatgaaaactataaaaattgaaaaaaaatgaaagagattcaatatttaattatttcatattatATTATGAATTTGTTATATTGAACTCGGAGATATATTAATAAGTACTAACAATTTAACAGagtaaaatgcaaaaaaaaaatcattatatatgaataacaaatttaaacaataaaattatagacttacacaatatataatattaaaatataaattatatattcaaaacatttgcgatattatacatttataaaatgaaaagttATGTGTACAGGTGCGTGAATCAAATCTAGtttatatttaacataaaaaagTATACATGCCATACTTAAATGTAATTATGCCTTATAACACATGTCTATTGTTAATGAAAAAGCATAAATGAAACCaatattgttttctattttctaaaattaatttCTGAGTTAAattataatgtaaatatatatataatattaaaaatgaaataaataggCATCAATTGAATACTAATTTACTCaatttccaaatatttaaagaaaatcatAAAGTAGTTATGAGTTGAACACAAAATTATAAACGCACCTTTCCAAAAGTCTTAGTACAAAGAATGAATTAAGCGGattaaagtaataataaaaagttcaatTCTAAAGAAATTAGTATTCTTTTCTACAATTTTCCTTAATTTTCttataaggaaaaaaatattcacTTTCCTTTATTCACTAATCTCGTGATTACTTTCCAGTAATCAACCGACTTATCAAAATTAGGGATTTCAGTATAAATAGAGGAGACGCATCCCCTTCATATTCTCATTCATCGCTTCTctcaaaaaacaaatatctctcaaaaatcaaaaaagatGTCGACGAAGAAGATCGTGTTGAAGAGCTCCGACGGAGAGTCTTTCGAGGTTGACGAGGCCGTGGCTCGCGAGTCTCAGACCTTAGCTCACATGGTCGAGGACGACTGCATCGAGAACGGTATCCCTCTCCCCAACGTCACGAGCAAGATCCTCGCCAAGGTGATCGAGTACTGCAAGAAGCACGTCGACGCCGCTGCTGCCAAGACCGAGGCCGTCGACGGCGGTGCTTCCTCCGACGATGACCTCAAGGCGTGGGACGTTGAGTTCATGAAGATCGATCAAGCTACCCTCTTCGAACTCATCCTGGTTCGTCTCTCGAATTTTGTTGCTTTTGTGTTTTCAATTTTCGCGGTTTGGGGATTTTAGGGTTTTCGATTTGGGGAATTAGGGTTTGAGATTTGGGGGTTTCTCTAAGAATCTTGATCGTAGCTTTGTTAGTTGTTTCAATTTTGTTACTTTTTGTTTCGATTATGGGATTTGGGGATTTTAGGGTTTTCGAtttgggaaattagggttttggattGAGATTGTTAGGGTTTGATTTGGATTTGTATCTAATGGTTTTTTTCGTTTATTGGATATTGCAGGCTGCTAATTATCTGAACATCAAGAACCTTTTGGACCTAACGTGCCAGACGGTGGCTGATATGATCAAAGGCAAGACTCCAGAAGAGATTCGCGCGACCTTCAACATCAAGAACGACTTCACACccgaggaggaagaggaggtgCGCAGGGAGAACCAGTGGGCTTTTGAATGAAGACAGAGAGTCTTGTTGAAGCAAACCCCACCAAGCTTCtttcttttatcttattttctttttttttattttcttaggaAAAAAATTAATGACTTATGTTGGTCCTACTAGTGCTTTTCTATTTGCGATTAAGAACCAATTTGAATAATTTGTGTTTATAATCAGTCTTGgtatcttgtttctcttctaTCTAATCTACAAGTTATGCATTCAACTAACAAGTAAGATAGATAATACTATTATGACTTAAGAACTGaactctgatttttccatctcTTGTATCACAAGGTAAAACGCTCTGAACATCTGTCCGTTACTACTTCCCTGTGAGAGAAAACAGTATGTAGCTTTTGGTTTGATGGTTAATTTCATCAATGTGATCCAGTCGTCAGCTGGTTTGGTCTTCCATGGAAGACAGCAAACTTGCCATTCATTCATAGTTTGGTCGGAAGAAAAAAACCCTCCAGGGTTATCACTAAATGTCAGGTCGTAGGAGTAGATAGATAGTCCCGAAGTAGTTGGCTGTCTGAGAGCAACATCGTTGATTGCCATCGCTGGCCAGAACAGTCCTATTAATTTCTTTTCCCCGTTGTCTCAGAGGATTGTAACTAGAGTGTATAAAAAAGCCAAATCTGTTGGTCACTGTATTGTGTTTTCACACTAGGTTTTGTCCTCACTTGTGCATTTGTTTGCTATTTTAATTTGTCCTTAATATGAATAGACACACAGACATAACACAACATAACATTGGGCAGTAAAAGAAAGACATGCATCCTTTTAACCGAGAGACCATTGAGAACATCTCTAGAGCACGTGATTACGATTCCATCGGCATTATCAATCAATGGCAAAAGAAAAAGCGTTCAATTCCCACAATCAATGGCAAAAGCAAAAGCGTAAATTCCCATATGATGCAGACAGGCTCTCCAGCACATCCCTAGAACAAAAAAGCTCCGTTgccgggaatcgaacccgggtcgCCTGGGTGAAAGCCAGGTATCCTAACCGCTGGACGACAACGGAATGATGCTAATTACTGTTATTTTTACGTAATTAATCGTGTTAGTTTTTTGTGATTAATAGTAAAgtgttgctaaaaaaaaatcatagtaaAGTTTCTCATTTGATAAAAGGACAAGGCTTTTGCATGAACACGCGCCATGAAGGATTGAACTATGCAAGCCCATGCCAACTGTGGAAACCTTAATTGCTTCGTCTGTTCGACTAAAACTATTGAAACAgcataagaatttttttttcttttgtaatataatacattagtttagttttgttcaaaGTAATTTCAGTTGCGTGTCCTGTTTCTATGCCACCACATACTGTATATAACTGAATTAAACACGCGAGAGCATGAGTAACAAAATATTCCAGACTAGTGTTTTCTCCCGTGCTACGCCCGGGCAACTCTTTTATAATTCACACtggaaagaaatgttgttttgaattttacattattttccGTGatattcttttacatttttttcatttttaatgttATACAGTATATTCTATAAAAATCTacagataaaatataaaaacaaagtgTATACATTTGAATCTTACCTGATCAGTAGGTCTTGATCTAGACATGaattttttctccttttctctaTCACCCGAGGTTCTTAAACTCCATTTGTTACCTTTTAGACTTATTcctacaactttttttttccttcttgtGGCGAATCTAAAAAATTTAGATGTTTAGTTAATAAGTGTGCTTTAAGCTAAAACATTGAAAAACGAAAGGTTGAAAATTTACTTGAATTGGGAATTTATAGTTTTACTAACCTGAACTTTAATCTTCATCCGCCAACTTCGATGTATGCTCGCCTATCAAACCATAGCATATttgtgttctttttctttttttcgttGAAAGAAATGCTTTTCGGAGAGTTTTGGTGTGCCACAACTTGGCAATAAACATTTTGATTTTCATGTAGACCTGTAGATTTTGAAGTGTAAGTGTAGTTACGATCATAAGAAGTTTTTGAtcaatctgtttttttttttgaattttgatatgtctggttagaaaaagaaaagctatatgtaaattaaaagaGGAAAGAGTACCTGTGCGTAGAACCACACAAAGTGATAGAAAACTGAGTTTGGCGTTATACATGGAAGCAAGTGTAAATTAAAAGATGAAAGGGTTCAtgaaaaaaaatcgatttttccatgaaaaaaaatcaatataattgATATCGTAAGTATAATTTGAGCATTAAGAGTTTGGGCATTTTTAGAGTTACTAACCTGACCTTCATCTGCCAACTTTGGAGCATGCCCCATCCATCTGTCGATTACAAATATGTGTTCTTTCTGAAGACTATTGTTGCCACTCGCCACCGTTTGCCCAAAGACTGTTAAGTATGAATTCAGAATTGTAGACTGGATAGTTGAATACACTCATAATAAGTTTTTGACTTATCTGGTCAGAAATTCAAATTTTACCACACTTTGAGAATTATGAGCTGTTACAAAGATTTTACGAATTCACAATTTCTCAACGCAAATGGAGTTGAATTTGTTAATCTTATCGTGAGTTAAATCTTctctaaaaataaacattaaccGTTTCAAAAAGATCGTGTGGTCATGCGTGGCTGAGAAATATTTGGGATGCTTTATGAGTAGTTTattcagaaaattttaaaaaattgaatttttagccaaaataaaaaataaaaattgaaagcAGTTAgaagataaatatgataaagTCACGAAACtggttttctttttgtatttaaaatcttttgcttttatttttttctttaaattttaaatcaatgcCACATGTCATATTTTGATTCATTAGGTGACTTGTGCTTTAGTATATGGAGATTACATCGGCGCtgtaaaaaactaaaatacttTTGTTAATCTTTAATCCGTTTTCCATCATCGCTAATGGTATCTCGAGTCTCCTCAAAGTATCCACCGTTCCCATCCATGACGTTTCCTTAGTCTGAAAACctacacaatttttttaaaagttagttATATATtagtctctctttttttttacctttaatCTTTATACAGTATGAGTTTAAGACAATTAAGAAACGAATCAGGAATTTACCTGGACTTCGACGGTTGTTGATGATCCCATTGAACGCAATATCAAGTCGATATCATCGGTCATGCCTCTGATCTGATTATCAAAACAAGACACATAAATCGGTATTAgacatattaaatactattcAACATCAAATATTCCAATTAATTAAAACTTGAATAGTACTTACTCGTCTAAACTCTGCAATGAAGAAAACATCAACCCATCCTTGATTGTCCATGAGAGATTTCAAGTAGTCATCTCTCACCAGATTTTCATCGCTGTATTATTGACCAATCCATAAATTAATATCACAATAAATCTAAAAGAAACAAAGTGCATAATTAAAGGAAAAAAGTTTAATTTACCTGAAATAATATTCAATCTGGCTGACAATTCTTGACGATAAATCAGACCTTAATGCCAACCTCCTCAGATTCGGAATATCCGATAAATCTGTAACATACACATAAAGTTAATGaaattaaactgaaaataatttatttcgtTGTAGTCTTTGTAGAAAAccttacaaataaaatttttatactattaacttaccaacaacaGACATGAAAGAATACTGTGGAGGAGGAAACCACGACGGTTGGAAAGAAGTTATCAGTGGTGGAGGCAGCTGAGGTTGCACTTGCCCCACCGTTGGCCAATTTATTTGGTCAGAGGTGGAATGATCATATCGATTTTGAGCTGTGTTAGTTCTCATATTCATCGTTACTAAGAAGTTTAGAGAAGTAATTAAGAAGAACCTCTGAACAAATTTGGGATtgatcaaaaacaaaagaaaatacataCGCTTATGTTAAATATATAGTGGGAATGTGGGATGTTCTTCCTAGTCCAGTTAcactttagaaataaaaattagattgccctcgaaacaaaaaataaataaataaataaaatcctTTTTCTATTTGGAATGAAACACAATTAAGTTCAGATATACTTTGACGAAGTCAAAGCTTCAAAATTATAGATTGTACtgatgttttatattataaagtattttttgttagaaataaatataagctaaattatatttattggaTATTTGTATAACCAATTATACTCAACCATCTctaataaatcataaatccctAATATTAAATAGtgcttattaaaaataaaaatttaattatatattgaaaCTCTTTTCATGAAGAACATCATAGACCAAAAAAAGATCTTTGCTACCAAAAAATTCTTGTAAGATAAAACACAACAGCTTTATGAATAATATTGTCGAACATATTGGTTCTAATCGACTTAAGCCTAACCATCAGCTTCCAGTGAACTGTCTTATACAGAcgcttgtttcttttctttatactccTCCAAGATTATCAATGATTCCTGTTTTTGGTCCAATCTGCAGGTCTTGGCATGATTATTGCAATATATCCTTCTCGATCAGCCTGAAAACCAGATTTTGTAACAGAACGGATGTAATTAAAAATACAGTTTGAGTTATTATTCTGTGCCgtgttatttttttcataagCAAATACTTTGAGATTGAAGATTCACACTAAAAAGCCATTGTTATAGTCACGGCAATAGAGAGATTCATTGCATAAACATTCAAGAGTAACATTATGTTAAGACAATAATACATAAAGCAATGATTTCTTACCGATGAGTTAAGAAGCTGAGGTTGCTTGATCAAATTCTCGTTCACCTCCAACAGCGAACCTTTAACGCAACAcctaccaaaacaaaaaaaaaaaacatcaccaccataaacaaacaaacacacaaaccCAAAATTTCAATCTTTCATAACAACAACGGAAAAAAAGCTAGTGCACCTGCCAATTAAGAATCATTAGCGGTGGAAACATTGCACAATGCTGGATTCGATTCAGAGCGCATAGCATTCTGCACACAAGAAGAGCATTAGAACAACACTATTAGCTTAAGCCATAatcatgagactcaaaatcaaaTGACATGAACACACAACTTCAAGCTTTATAGAAAATCAGCAAAAGTCTTTTGAGGAAAGAGGAAAACCTTTTTACGCTTGCCAGAGACTTTCAAAACGCTACGATCAGATCAGACTTACCGACATTGAAATGAATGTTAGTGATCCCACCTTGGTCCTTAAAAGCTATATGAGTAGGAGCTAACCCAACCACACACAAactgtcttttttttgtttatttctttggATTTTGATCGAGTTACAACTGCCTTCAATTACAAATGCCTAATGTCtaatcattcttttttttaaactgaaatTCTTAGGTGAACGAGCTCTTAAAATGAAACCAAGTAAAAACATTGAGTTCTGTTTCTCATAAAGTACAAGAACTGAAGTGccataacaagaagaaaaatGTCAGAAAATTTCGAAATAACAAAAGAGACAGAGAAACGCTAGGCATTGCATTAAAATCTTAGAAATCGTCGTCATCTTCTTCAGCCATGTATTTAGCAAGCTCCTCTTCTTGCTGTTTCATCTCCCTCCTCTTCTCCTCGCTCTCTTTCTCCCTGTGCGTGTTTGGAGGGAACCTCAACGCTCTCACCGCTTCGTTGTGCATGTTCAAACAGAAGGCAATCCTCGAGTTGAACGCGTTCTGCGGCTCGTTCGTGGAGTAGATGTCTCCTGTTTCCTTTGACACCATATAACCCTTGTTGTGGTCGATGGTCGCGTCGATTGCTCCGTCTCTTATGGCTTTAGCCACTATGCTTTCTGCATCTGCGACAGGGTTTGCAGAGTTCAGCCTTAGCTTCTGGGCCACGTCTGTAAGAGAGATTCTCGAGTAGGAGATGCTGATGTTGCGCAGTCCTGTTCTGATCACGTTGTGTCGGAGCCTGACAATGAGGTTGTGAGTCCTGTCCTCAGAGAATGTCTTTGCAAACTTCTCCTGAACGTTCCTGAAGAGCTCCAAGTCACCAATCCTCACAGCCTACCAAAAAATCCAAACATATTAGTATGAGATCCTTTAGAATGTGTCACACAGATGCAAGAGTTGCTCAGATTGAAACTCACATTGGTAAGTTCAAAGTATGGCCTAAGAGCCTTGTCCATTCCTTTCTGCATGAAGATGGATCGCTCTGGAATCTCACCCAAGAGGAGTCGAACTAGAATAGCCCACTTGTTGCATTGGACTCGGAAGCCTAGAGCAGCAACAGGTGCTTTCCTAGCCGCCTGGAGGAGGCTCTCTTTTGCATCAGTGTACTCGAGTTGGATGGTCCGGATTTTACCGAGGTAAAACAAGTACCTACAGAACTGTAAGAAAAGATTGTCTGAGATGTGTCTACATCTTTACACTTAATGACAACTTGTAGATAAGGAGGTCAAAGAAAACGCCAGTAAGGCACAGATAAAGCCGCAACGTAGAGTTAAGAAAATATTGGGCATAGCAGGAGCAATATGAATGCAGAAGGAATACATATAAACGGCAATATCCATAAGTGACCTATTAGAGAAACGATATAACCTATAGTCTAAAAAGCCACAATAAGCAAATagtatgaaaaaaaataactaacaaAAGTACCTGCTGGTTAGAATGAGCCTCAAATCTTGGTGCTTTTGATCTCAACTTCTCAGCTTGGTCATAAAGGTTGTAGTGCAGGTAGTTGCGAAGCAACAGATTCAGAAGTGTTTCCTGCAAATCAACGAATTGGACACACtgaataaaccaaaaacaaaagctGAATCAAAAGAGTTTTAAGAGTGTTTTTTACCTGACCCAACTCATCATGGCGCAGAGTTGCAGAATGGTGCAAAGACAAAAGAGTACTGCAAAAAAAAGCAGAAGCAAAATCAACCAACTGTCAAGAGCCAatattaaagaaacaaaaagtctattaaaaaaaaactcacccACGAATCTCAGCAAGATCACCAGTCATCTCATAACTCAAAGAGTAGTAAAAATACAACCTCGAAGCTATCACATCAATGGTTCTCTTGTTCAAGCTCTTGAGACGAGCAATGCTAGCTGAAGAGCAAGCTTTGGcctaaaatttttgaaataacaaaattaaacaaaacaaaaagtatcatctcaaacaaaaacaaaacctcaCAGAGAGAGATAAATAGAGAATCATAACCTCGGTGTACTTCTTCTGGTCAATCAGAAAAAGAAGGACAATGAAGTAGCAGTAAATCTCAAGCTCTACAGGCACGTGCTTGGAGGAAGCCAAGGGAGGAGTGGACGAAGCAGTATCAACCTCCATCTCATGTTCATCACTCTGTATAAACACAGATCCAAAATTAAACTTCTCTCACGGGAAGATATTAGAATAATCAAATCACACAATCATCAAAGTACCTTGGGAACGAAGGAAGAGAGACGAGCGTGAGCCTCAGATCCAGGAACCAAAGCGAAGTCAAGGAACGAAGAGACGACGGAAGACGTGAGCTTCTGTCTCAGCCCGACGGTGAGACGGACGGCGCGAGCGACGCGGCGGACTTCTTTGGTGTACGAGCCGGTATCGATCAGAGCTGCAATCTCCTTCAGATCTAAAAAAAGGCAATCAATCGAGTGTTAAAAACACGAAGCAAAACCCTAGCGAAT
The sequence above is drawn from the Raphanus sativus cultivar WK10039 chromosome 7, ASM80110v3, whole genome shotgun sequence genome and encodes:
- the LOC130497614 gene encoding la-related protein 1A-like → MNMRTNTAQNRYDHSTSDQINWPTVGQVQPQLPPPLITSFQPSWFPPPQYSFMSVVDLSDIPNLRRLALRSDLSSRIVSQIEYYFSDENLVRDDYLKSLMDNQGWVDVFFIAEFRRIRGMTDDIDLILRSMGSSTTVEVQVFRLRKRHGWERWIL
- the LOC130497473 gene encoding uncharacterized protein LOC130497473, translated to MHPSLDEADLSSSLTNRRDSSFLQLVIEISLVRFSGLMKADCKLTSLHYSSLQVLEDWTLKVEILAVVGFLYTAFIISMQLSGVQLSTAMCSSQSKSIRHLKPWSHIVGPISPYFMLSQGMVFISYWSESFLCTHCLLEELNCLSRRSVFLCKEEIMMCLNGSLPRTEDIINPLSFRFKLHLPQYEAVIWTSFFVAMDAIVSVGYVENFPTCSANGT
- the LOC108818175 gene encoding 26S proteasome non-ATPase regulatory subunit 3 homolog A; the protein is MTTTQDVEMKDNHTPAQSLVSSTTSTLHHLKEIAALIDTGSYTKEVRRVARAVRLTVGLRQKLTSSVVSSFLDFALVPGSEAHARLSSFVPKSDEHEMEVDTASSTPPLASSKHVPVELEIYCYFIVLLFLIDQKKYTEAKACSSASIARLKSLNKRTIDVIASRLYFYYSLSYEMTGDLAEIRGTLLSLHHSATLRHDELGQETLLNLLLRNYLHYNLYDQAEKLRSKAPRFEAHSNQQFCRYLFYLGKIRTIQLEYTDAKESLLQAARKAPVAALGFRVQCNKWAILVRLLLGEIPERSIFMQKGMDKALRPYFELTNAVRIGDLELFRNVQEKFAKTFSEDRTHNLIVRLRHNVIRTGLRNISISYSRISLTDVAQKLRLNSANPVADAESIVAKAIRDGAIDATIDHNKGYMVSKETGDIYSTNEPQNAFNSRIAFCLNMHNEAVRALRFPPNTHREKESEEKRREMKQQEEELAKYMAEEDDDDF
- the LOC108818438 gene encoding SKP1-like protein 1A, whose protein sequence is MSTKKIVLKSSDGESFEVDEAVARESQTLAHMVEDDCIENGIPLPNVTSKILAKVIEYCKKHVDAAAAKTEAVDGGASSDDDLKAWDVEFMKIDQATLFELILAANYLNIKNLLDLTCQTVADMIKGKTPEEIRATFNIKNDFTPEEEEEVRRENQWAFE